One Primulina huaijiensis isolate GDHJ02 chromosome 5, ASM1229523v2, whole genome shotgun sequence DNA segment encodes these proteins:
- the LOC140977216 gene encoding suppressor of disruption of TFIIS-like isoform X2 produces the protein MEYEDLYRQVQRPKYDCXFFDLDDTLYPLSSGLVTAVLKNIQDYMIEKLGIEECKIPDLCNLLYKNYGTTMAGLRAIGYDFDYDEYHSFVHGRLPYENLKPDPVLRSLLLSLPQRKVIFTNADKVHAIKALRRLGVEDCFEGIICFETLNPTHKHAASDDEDEIEFLGANRSSDAFTYGPRKIFDIIGHCSQTNTVVSSGLPKTPIVCKPSESAIERALKIANIDPNRTLFFEDSIRNIQSGKRVGLDTVLVGISQRVKGSDYALESIHNLREAIPELWEAEKLAEAINYSGVPLEASVIA, from the exons ATGGAATATGAAGACCTGTATAGACAGGTTCAAAGGCCAAAATACGACTGCCNttttttt gATCTTGATGATACCCTTTACCCTCTAAGCTCTGGTCTTGTTACTGCTGTTCTCAAGAACATTCAAG ATTATATGATTGAAAAGTTGGGTATAGAAGAGTGCAAAATCCCTGATTTATGCAACCTACTTTACAAGAATTATGGTACAACAATGGCTGGTCTTAGG GCAATTGGCTATGATTTTGACTATGATGAATATCACAG TTTTGTCCATGGGAGATTACCTTACGAAAATCTTAAGCCCGACCCTGTACTGCGAAGCCTTCTTCTAAGCTTACCTCAACGGAAAGTT ATATTTACAAATGCTGATAAAGTCCATGCTATTAAAGCTCTGAGGAGACTTGGCGTGGAAGACTGTTTTGAAGGGATCATTTGCTTTGAAACTCTTAATCCTACGCACAAACACGCGGCGTCCGATGACGAGGACGAGATTGAATTTCTGGGAGCCAATCGATCTTCTGATGCTTTTACCTATGGCCCTCGAAAAATTTTCGACATTATTGGACATTGTTCTCAGACTAATACAGTAGTATCATCAGGATTGCCCAAGACACCAATTGTCTGTAAACCATCAGAATCTGCTATCGAAAGGGCTCTCAAAATTGCTAACATTGATCCCAACAGAACA TTATTTTTTGAGGATAGTATTCGCAATATTCAGTCCGGGAAACGAGTAGGCCTCGACACCGTGCTG GTTGGGATATCCCAGAGAGTGAAGGGTTCAGATTATGCATTGGAAAGTATTCATAATCTTCGGGAAGCAATACCGGAGCTGTGGGAAGCTGAAAAGCTTGCTGAAGCCATTAACTATTCCGGGGTACCTCTGGAGGCTTCTGTTATAGCTTAG
- the LOC140977209 gene encoding ATP-dependent zinc metalloprotease FTSH 8, mitochondrial-like isoform X2, producing the protein MFSRVGRYIYRSSYSRGATSGIYGVRSAILSELTNGNGCILRSDSVLGFTRSYLTSVGAANHAVNRGILKELNSLLTGPKLRRLFCSDAPKKKYENYYPRKKKEIPEGNNHKSDAKEDSSSGEHGNNPNIPKHVQSFLTPLLMIGFVLMSLFPTPQAQKQISFQEFQNKLLEPGLVDHIVVSNKSVAKVYVKSLPNDNKDTNGNPVPGDNNGRNVSYYKYYFNIGSIESFEEKLEEAQEALGIDHHNYVPVTYVSEMNFFQEFMKFGPTLLLLGTLIYMGQRSGFSVGGPGGKGGRGLFSIGKAPITKMDKNAKNKVFFKDVAGCDEAKQEIMEFVHFLKNPKKYEELGAKIPRGALLVGPPGTGKTLLAKATAGESGVPFFSISGSDFMEMFVGVGPARVRSLFQEARQSAPCIVFIDEIDAIGRARGRGAFSGSHDERESTLNQLLVEMDGFGTTSGVVVLAGTNRPDILDNALLRPGRFDRQISIDKPDIKGRDQIFRIYLNKLKLDMEPSYYSERLAALTPGFAGADIANVCNEAALIAARNDSIIITMQHFEAAIDRIIGGLEKKNKVVSKIERRTVAYHESGHAVAGWFLEHAEPLLKVTIVPRGTAALGFAQYVPNENLLMTKEQLLDMTCMTLGGRAAEEVLLGRISTGAQNDLEKVTKMTYAQVAVYGFSEKVGLLSFPQREDSFETSKPYSSKTAAIIDNEVREWIAKAYSRTIQLIQEHKEHVAQIAELLLEKEVLHQEDLVQVLGERPFTSTEPTNYDRFKKGFIEDKETSESNEGKKTMQDDGSGSSSLEQGFAPT; encoded by the exons ATGTTTTCTCGAGTCGGACGCTATATTTATCGATCATCGTACAGTCGA GGCGCTACTTCCGGTATTTATGGAGTGAGGTCGGCGATTTTGAGTGAATTGACGAACGGAAATGGGTGTATCTTACGCTCGGATAGTGTGTTAGGGTTTACGAGGAGCTATTTGACCTCCGTTGGAGCTGCTAACCATGCTGTGAACCGTGGGATTTTGAAGGAATTAAACTCGCTTCTTACCGGTCCGAAGCTTCGAAGGTTGTTTTGCAGTGATGCCCCCAAGAAAA AATATGAAAACTATTATCCgaggaaaaagaaagaaattcctGAAGGAAACAATCACAAATCTGACGCAAAAG AGGATTCGAGTTCTGGTGAACATGGGAACAATCCAAATATACCAAAGCATGTTCAAAGCTTTCTTACACCATTGCTGATGATAGGATTTGTTCTTATGTCCCTATTTCCGACTCCTCAAGCTCAGAAGCAG ATAAGTTTCCAAGAGTTCCAGAACAAGCTACTTGAGCCTGGTTTGGTGGATCATATTGTTGTTTCTAACAAGTCAGTCGCAAAAGTATATGTGAAGAGTTTGCCAAATGATAACAAAGATACCAATGGCAACCCTGTCCCTGGTGATAACAATGGTAGAAATGTTAGTTactataaatattatttcaatattGGAAGCATTGAATCGTTTGAGGAGAAGCTGGAGGAAGCTCAGGAAGCATTAGGAATCGACCATCACAATTATGTTCCTGTCACATATGTTTCTGAGATGAATTTTTTCCAAGAGTTTATGAAGTTTGGTCCGACATTGTTACTTCTTGGAACCCTTATCTACATGGGACAGAGAAGTGGATTTAGTGTTGGAGGTCCTGGTGGAAAGGGTGGCCGTGGATTGTTTAGTATTGGGAAAGCACCTATTACAAAAATGGATAAAAATGCCAAAAATAAG GTTTTTTTCAAAGATGTGGCTGGATGTGATGAGGCAAAACAAGAAATAATGGAGTTTGtgcattttctgaaaaatcCCAAAAAATATGAGGAGCTGGGAGCAAAAATTCCAAGAGGTGCTCTTCTTGTTGGCCCTCCTGGAACTGGAAAGACACTTCTTGCGAAAGCAACAGCAGGAGAGTCAGGTGTTCCTTTTTTCTCCATATCTGGATCAGATTTCATGGAGATGTTTGTTGGAGTTGGACCTGCCAGGGTCCGAAGCTTATTTCAAGAAGCAAGACAATCTGCACCAtgtatagtcttcattgatgaaaTTGACGCAATAGGTCGAGCAAGAGGTCGTGGGGCTTTTTCTGGAAGCCATGATGAGCGTGAGAGTACATTAAATCAATTGCTTGTGGAAATGGATGGATTTGGAACTACTTCTGGTGTTGTGGTTCTTGCTGGCACTAATCGGCCTGATATATTGGACAATGCTTTACTAAGGCCTGGAAGGTTTGATCGTCAGATCTCCATTGATAAGCCTGACATCAAGGGCCGTGATCAGATTTTTCGCATCTATCTTAATAAATTGAAACTTGATATGGAGCCATCATATTACTCGGAGAGGCTTGCAGCCCTGACTCCTGGATTTGCTGGTGCTGACATTGCCAATGTGTGCAATGAAGCTGCTTTAATTGCAGCGAGGAATGATAGTATAATAATCACTATGCAACATTTTGAAGCTGCTATTGATCGTATTATAGGGGGTCTTGAGAAGAAGAACAAG GTTGTTAGCAAGATAGAGAGACGAACTGTTGCTTACCATGAATCTGGCCATGCTGTTGCTGGTTGGTTCCTTGAACATGCTGAACCATTGCTTAAAGTCACAATTGTCCCTCGTGGTACAGCTGCCCTTGGGTTTGCCCAGTACGTTCCAAATGAAAATCTTTTGATGACCAAAGAGCAGCTTCTTGATATGACATGCATGACTCTTGGCGGACGGGCAGCAGAGGAG GTTTTGCTGGGGAGGATCTCAACAGGAGCCCAAAATGATTTGGAGAAGGTCACAAAGATGACCTATGCCCAAGTTGCTGTCTATGGTTTCAGTGAAAAAGTTGGCCTTCTCTCGTTCCCCCAAAGGGAGGATAGCTTTGAAACGAGCAAACCCTACAGCAGTAAAACTGCTGCAATAATTGACAATGAAGTTAGAGAATGGATAGCGAAGGCTTATAGCCGCACAATTCAACTGATACAGGAACACAAAGAGCATGTTGCTCAGATAGCTGAACTATTACTGGAGAAAGAGGTATTACATCAAGAAGACTTGGTACAGGTATTAGGTGAGCGTCCATTCACGAGTACCGAGCCAACTAACTATGACAGATTCAAGAAAGGGTTCATAGAAGATAAAGAAACTAGTGAATCCAATGAAGGTAAGAAAACTATGCAGGATGATGGATCAGGATCATCTTCTCTTGAACAAGGCTTCGCTCCTACTTAA
- the LOC140977216 gene encoding suppressor of disruption of TFIIS-like isoform X1: MIEKLGIEECKIPDLCNLLYKNYGTTMAGLRAIGYDFDYDEYHSFVHGRLPYENLKPDPVLRSLLLSLPQRKVIFTNADKVHAIKALRRLGVEDCFEGIICFETLNPTHKHAASDDEDEIEFLGANRSSDAFTYGPRKIFDIIGHCSQTNTVVSSGLPKTPIVCKPSESAIERALKIANIDPNRTLFFEDSIRNIQSGKRVGLDTVLVGISQRVKGSDYALESIHNLREAIPELWEAEKLAEAINYSGVPLEASVIA, from the exons ATGATTGAAAAGTTGGGTATAGAAGAGTGCAAAATCCCTGATTTATGCAACCTACTTTACAAGAATTATGGTACAACAATGGCTGGTCTTAGG GCAATTGGCTATGATTTTGACTATGATGAATATCACAG TTTTGTCCATGGGAGATTACCTTACGAAAATCTTAAGCCCGACCCTGTACTGCGAAGCCTTCTTCTAAGCTTACCTCAACGGAAAGTT ATATTTACAAATGCTGATAAAGTCCATGCTATTAAAGCTCTGAGGAGACTTGGCGTGGAAGACTGTTTTGAAGGGATCATTTGCTTTGAAACTCTTAATCCTACGCACAAACACGCGGCGTCCGATGACGAGGACGAGATTGAATTTCTGGGAGCCAATCGATCTTCTGATGCTTTTACCTATGGCCCTCGAAAAATTTTCGACATTATTGGACATTGTTCTCAGACTAATACAGTAGTATCATCAGGATTGCCCAAGACACCAATTGTCTGTAAACCATCAGAATCTGCTATCGAAAGGGCTCTCAAAATTGCTAACATTGATCCCAACAGAACA TTATTTTTTGAGGATAGTATTCGCAATATTCAGTCCGGGAAACGAGTAGGCCTCGACACCGTGCTG GTTGGGATATCCCAGAGAGTGAAGGGTTCAGATTATGCATTGGAAAGTATTCATAATCTTCGGGAAGCAATACCGGAGCTGTGGGAAGCTGAAAAGCTTGCTGAAGCCATTAACTATTCCGGGGTACCTCTGGAGGCTTCTGTTATAGCTTAG
- the LOC140977209 gene encoding ATP-dependent zinc metalloprotease FTSH 8, mitochondrial-like isoform X1, producing the protein MFSRVGRYIYRSSYSRGATSGIYGVRSAILSELTNGNGCILRSDSVLGFTRSYLTSVGAANHAVNRGILKELNSLLTGPKLRRLFCSDAPKKSKYENYYPRKKKEIPEGNNHKSDAKEDSSSGEHGNNPNIPKHVQSFLTPLLMIGFVLMSLFPTPQAQKQISFQEFQNKLLEPGLVDHIVVSNKSVAKVYVKSLPNDNKDTNGNPVPGDNNGRNVSYYKYYFNIGSIESFEEKLEEAQEALGIDHHNYVPVTYVSEMNFFQEFMKFGPTLLLLGTLIYMGQRSGFSVGGPGGKGGRGLFSIGKAPITKMDKNAKNKVFFKDVAGCDEAKQEIMEFVHFLKNPKKYEELGAKIPRGALLVGPPGTGKTLLAKATAGESGVPFFSISGSDFMEMFVGVGPARVRSLFQEARQSAPCIVFIDEIDAIGRARGRGAFSGSHDERESTLNQLLVEMDGFGTTSGVVVLAGTNRPDILDNALLRPGRFDRQISIDKPDIKGRDQIFRIYLNKLKLDMEPSYYSERLAALTPGFAGADIANVCNEAALIAARNDSIIITMQHFEAAIDRIIGGLEKKNKVVSKIERRTVAYHESGHAVAGWFLEHAEPLLKVTIVPRGTAALGFAQYVPNENLLMTKEQLLDMTCMTLGGRAAEEVLLGRISTGAQNDLEKVTKMTYAQVAVYGFSEKVGLLSFPQREDSFETSKPYSSKTAAIIDNEVREWIAKAYSRTIQLIQEHKEHVAQIAELLLEKEVLHQEDLVQVLGERPFTSTEPTNYDRFKKGFIEDKETSESNEGKKTMQDDGSGSSSLEQGFAPT; encoded by the exons ATGTTTTCTCGAGTCGGACGCTATATTTATCGATCATCGTACAGTCGA GGCGCTACTTCCGGTATTTATGGAGTGAGGTCGGCGATTTTGAGTGAATTGACGAACGGAAATGGGTGTATCTTACGCTCGGATAGTGTGTTAGGGTTTACGAGGAGCTATTTGACCTCCGTTGGAGCTGCTAACCATGCTGTGAACCGTGGGATTTTGAAGGAATTAAACTCGCTTCTTACCGGTCCGAAGCTTCGAAGGTTGTTTTGCAGTGATGCCCCCAAGAAAAGTA AATATGAAAACTATTATCCgaggaaaaagaaagaaattcctGAAGGAAACAATCACAAATCTGACGCAAAAG AGGATTCGAGTTCTGGTGAACATGGGAACAATCCAAATATACCAAAGCATGTTCAAAGCTTTCTTACACCATTGCTGATGATAGGATTTGTTCTTATGTCCCTATTTCCGACTCCTCAAGCTCAGAAGCAG ATAAGTTTCCAAGAGTTCCAGAACAAGCTACTTGAGCCTGGTTTGGTGGATCATATTGTTGTTTCTAACAAGTCAGTCGCAAAAGTATATGTGAAGAGTTTGCCAAATGATAACAAAGATACCAATGGCAACCCTGTCCCTGGTGATAACAATGGTAGAAATGTTAGTTactataaatattatttcaatattGGAAGCATTGAATCGTTTGAGGAGAAGCTGGAGGAAGCTCAGGAAGCATTAGGAATCGACCATCACAATTATGTTCCTGTCACATATGTTTCTGAGATGAATTTTTTCCAAGAGTTTATGAAGTTTGGTCCGACATTGTTACTTCTTGGAACCCTTATCTACATGGGACAGAGAAGTGGATTTAGTGTTGGAGGTCCTGGTGGAAAGGGTGGCCGTGGATTGTTTAGTATTGGGAAAGCACCTATTACAAAAATGGATAAAAATGCCAAAAATAAG GTTTTTTTCAAAGATGTGGCTGGATGTGATGAGGCAAAACAAGAAATAATGGAGTTTGtgcattttctgaaaaatcCCAAAAAATATGAGGAGCTGGGAGCAAAAATTCCAAGAGGTGCTCTTCTTGTTGGCCCTCCTGGAACTGGAAAGACACTTCTTGCGAAAGCAACAGCAGGAGAGTCAGGTGTTCCTTTTTTCTCCATATCTGGATCAGATTTCATGGAGATGTTTGTTGGAGTTGGACCTGCCAGGGTCCGAAGCTTATTTCAAGAAGCAAGACAATCTGCACCAtgtatagtcttcattgatgaaaTTGACGCAATAGGTCGAGCAAGAGGTCGTGGGGCTTTTTCTGGAAGCCATGATGAGCGTGAGAGTACATTAAATCAATTGCTTGTGGAAATGGATGGATTTGGAACTACTTCTGGTGTTGTGGTTCTTGCTGGCACTAATCGGCCTGATATATTGGACAATGCTTTACTAAGGCCTGGAAGGTTTGATCGTCAGATCTCCATTGATAAGCCTGACATCAAGGGCCGTGATCAGATTTTTCGCATCTATCTTAATAAATTGAAACTTGATATGGAGCCATCATATTACTCGGAGAGGCTTGCAGCCCTGACTCCTGGATTTGCTGGTGCTGACATTGCCAATGTGTGCAATGAAGCTGCTTTAATTGCAGCGAGGAATGATAGTATAATAATCACTATGCAACATTTTGAAGCTGCTATTGATCGTATTATAGGGGGTCTTGAGAAGAAGAACAAG GTTGTTAGCAAGATAGAGAGACGAACTGTTGCTTACCATGAATCTGGCCATGCTGTTGCTGGTTGGTTCCTTGAACATGCTGAACCATTGCTTAAAGTCACAATTGTCCCTCGTGGTACAGCTGCCCTTGGGTTTGCCCAGTACGTTCCAAATGAAAATCTTTTGATGACCAAAGAGCAGCTTCTTGATATGACATGCATGACTCTTGGCGGACGGGCAGCAGAGGAG GTTTTGCTGGGGAGGATCTCAACAGGAGCCCAAAATGATTTGGAGAAGGTCACAAAGATGACCTATGCCCAAGTTGCTGTCTATGGTTTCAGTGAAAAAGTTGGCCTTCTCTCGTTCCCCCAAAGGGAGGATAGCTTTGAAACGAGCAAACCCTACAGCAGTAAAACTGCTGCAATAATTGACAATGAAGTTAGAGAATGGATAGCGAAGGCTTATAGCCGCACAATTCAACTGATACAGGAACACAAAGAGCATGTTGCTCAGATAGCTGAACTATTACTGGAGAAAGAGGTATTACATCAAGAAGACTTGGTACAGGTATTAGGTGAGCGTCCATTCACGAGTACCGAGCCAACTAACTATGACAGATTCAAGAAAGGGTTCATAGAAGATAAAGAAACTAGTGAATCCAATGAAGGTAAGAAAACTATGCAGGATGATGGATCAGGATCATCTTCTCTTGAACAAGGCTTCGCTCCTACTTAA